A stretch of Anoplolepis gracilipes chromosome 12, ASM4749672v1, whole genome shotgun sequence DNA encodes these proteins:
- the LOC140671563 gene encoding phenoloxidase-activating factor 2 isoform X2, whose amino-acid sequence MWRLIPTLTLVSVALVAAAPQQNSGSLDSLIDQVFPESKTTPPSVPQIGGDLDTLIKDVFANVTTTTAKNLFLGSQNTPAPKPDNCECVPYYQCKEGKILDNGQGIIDIRAGGPCENYLDVCCKPPDLQAPVTPPPVARTGCGQRNVEGVGFRITGQMDNEAQFGEFPWMVAILKEEAIGENGQKLNVYQCGGALIHRQAVLTAAHCVNGKQPKELKIRAGEWDTQTKNEIYPHQDRDVETVIIHEKFHSGALYNDYAILILKTPVEYAENVDIVCLPEANANFDGSRCFASGWGKDVFGKEGRYQVILKKVDLPVVTRDTCQTVMRTTRLGKYFVLDRSFICAGGEPGKDTCKGDGGSPLVCPLQNDPTRYVQAGIVAWGLGCGESGTPGVYANIAHARQWIDEQMAFYNLDNTVYQYPN is encoded by the exons ATGTGGCGACTGATTCCCACGTTGACCTTAGTCAGCGTAGCCTTGGTAGCGGCGGCGCCGCAGCAGAACAGCGGTAGCCTCGACAGTCTCATCGACCAGGTTTTTCCCGAATCAAAGACGACCCCTCCGTCGGTGCCTCAGATAGGCGGTGACCTTGACACCCTGATCAAGGACGTCTTTGCAAACGTCACCACCACTACGGCGAAAAATCTGTTTCTCGGCTCGCAAAATACACCGGCCCCGAAACCCGACAATTGCGAATGTGTACCATACTATCAATGTAAGGAAGGCAAGATCCTAGATAACGGGCAAGGCATCATCGATATCAG gGCTGGTGGACCATGCGAGAATTATTTGGACGTTTGTTGCAAACCGCCAGATCTACAAGCACCAGTCACACCGCCACCGGTCGCTAGAACCGGATGTGGACAACGAAATGTTGAAGGAGTCGGTTTTAGGATCACCGGTCAGATGGATAACGAGGCTCAATTTGGCGAGTTCCCGTGGATGGTGGCTATCTTAAAAGAAGAGGCCATTGGCGAAAACGGTCAAAAATTGAATGTTTATCAATGCGGTGGTGCACTTATCCACCGACAAGCCGTTCTTACTGCGGCTCATTGCGTTAATGG AAAACAGCCGAAAGAACTCAAAATCCGTGCGGGAGAATGGGATACGCAAACGAAGAACGAGATCTATCCACATCAGGACCGTGATGTCGAAACAGTCATAATTCACGAGAAGTTCCATTCCGGCGCGCTTTATAACGATTATGCTATACTGATCTTGAAAACTCCGGTCGAATATGCAGAGAACGTAGATATCGTGTGTCTACCGGAAGCGAACGCGAATTTTGATGGATCCAGATGCTTTGCTAGCGGATGGGGAAAAGACGTATTCG gCAAAGAAGGACGTTATCAAGTAATTTTGAAGAAAGTGGACCTTCCTGTGGTAACCCGCGATACATGTCAAACTGTTATGCGTACCACTAGACtgggaaaatattttgttttggaCAGAAGTTTCATCTGCGCAGGTGGAGAACCAGGGAAAGATACTTGCAAG GGTGACGGTGGAAGCCCCTTGGTGTGTCCTTTACAGAACGATCCGACCAGATACGTTCAAGCTGGAATCGTGGCCTGGGGACTTGGTTGCGGCGAGAGCGGAACTCCCGGTGTTTACGCTAACATAGCCCATGCCCGCCAATGGATTGATGAGCAAATGGCCTTCTACAATTTAGATAATACCGTTTATCAGTATCCAAACTGA
- the LOC140671563 gene encoding phenoloxidase-activating factor 2 isoform X1, which produces MWRLIPTLTLVSVALVAAAPQQNSGSLDSLIDQVFPESKTTPPSVPQIGGDLDTLIKDVFANVTTTTAKNLFLGSQNTPAPKPDNCECVPYYQCKEGKILDNGQGIIDIRFGAENASQGAGGPCENYLDVCCKPPDLQAPVTPPPVARTGCGQRNVEGVGFRITGQMDNEAQFGEFPWMVAILKEEAIGENGQKLNVYQCGGALIHRQAVLTAAHCVNGKQPKELKIRAGEWDTQTKNEIYPHQDRDVETVIIHEKFHSGALYNDYAILILKTPVEYAENVDIVCLPEANANFDGSRCFASGWGKDVFGKEGRYQVILKKVDLPVVTRDTCQTVMRTTRLGKYFVLDRSFICAGGEPGKDTCKGDGGSPLVCPLQNDPTRYVQAGIVAWGLGCGESGTPGVYANIAHARQWIDEQMAFYNLDNTVYQYPN; this is translated from the exons ATGTGGCGACTGATTCCCACGTTGACCTTAGTCAGCGTAGCCTTGGTAGCGGCGGCGCCGCAGCAGAACAGCGGTAGCCTCGACAGTCTCATCGACCAGGTTTTTCCCGAATCAAAGACGACCCCTCCGTCGGTGCCTCAGATAGGCGGTGACCTTGACACCCTGATCAAGGACGTCTTTGCAAACGTCACCACCACTACGGCGAAAAATCTGTTTCTCGGCTCGCAAAATACACCGGCCCCGAAACCCGACAATTGCGAATGTGTACCATACTATCAATGTAAGGAAGGCAAGATCCTAGATAACGGGCAAGGCATCATCGATATCAGGTTCGGTGCTGAGAATGCGTCCCAGGG gGCTGGTGGACCATGCGAGAATTATTTGGACGTTTGTTGCAAACCGCCAGATCTACAAGCACCAGTCACACCGCCACCGGTCGCTAGAACCGGATGTGGACAACGAAATGTTGAAGGAGTCGGTTTTAGGATCACCGGTCAGATGGATAACGAGGCTCAATTTGGCGAGTTCCCGTGGATGGTGGCTATCTTAAAAGAAGAGGCCATTGGCGAAAACGGTCAAAAATTGAATGTTTATCAATGCGGTGGTGCACTTATCCACCGACAAGCCGTTCTTACTGCGGCTCATTGCGTTAATGG AAAACAGCCGAAAGAACTCAAAATCCGTGCGGGAGAATGGGATACGCAAACGAAGAACGAGATCTATCCACATCAGGACCGTGATGTCGAAACAGTCATAATTCACGAGAAGTTCCATTCCGGCGCGCTTTATAACGATTATGCTATACTGATCTTGAAAACTCCGGTCGAATATGCAGAGAACGTAGATATCGTGTGTCTACCGGAAGCGAACGCGAATTTTGATGGATCCAGATGCTTTGCTAGCGGATGGGGAAAAGACGTATTCG gCAAAGAAGGACGTTATCAAGTAATTTTGAAGAAAGTGGACCTTCCTGTGGTAACCCGCGATACATGTCAAACTGTTATGCGTACCACTAGACtgggaaaatattttgttttggaCAGAAGTTTCATCTGCGCAGGTGGAGAACCAGGGAAAGATACTTGCAAG GGTGACGGTGGAAGCCCCTTGGTGTGTCCTTTACAGAACGATCCGACCAGATACGTTCAAGCTGGAATCGTGGCCTGGGGACTTGGTTGCGGCGAGAGCGGAACTCCCGGTGTTTACGCTAACATAGCCCATGCCCGCCAATGGATTGATGAGCAAATGGCCTTCTACAATTTAGATAATACCGTTTATCAGTATCCAAACTGA
- the LOC140671562 gene encoding inactive CLIP domain-containing serine protease A28, with translation MMMMIDIAFSKNTNREPVQIERPVQLIRVGNVIFPQNRNTVSFIDSSPIFFLHLKHKLNNVQYQKLDKIDTTTTTTTTTTTTTIAPSPRNCICVPFYLCDSNQTVITDGTGIIDSRIGICPGIFEICCYLQNVTIPPPTTAPPTTSTTPSTSPPIIFPTASPIPTVLPNCICVEISLCDPNGIVTIFGEDVINPRQQYGLCPIANQVCCRILATTTQSPTTMPPTTTVPSTTTTPGQRLLCFVCNNIIQCFTCTIINGIDPRFSQVLSGGNVCALATVLSCQPSPSISSITDLLGPLKNPGTPQACYCVKTWLCSEGNVIKPDGLGIIDPRFTACSSADQVCCKLVGINLQNLRGVSSRDLVVGRSDHLSSDITCGIQNNSYAPPQPAPADSGKTYFAEFPWMVALLTKSTTGDSYVFQCGASMINNAAIITAAHCVVNKKPENLMARFGQWDIETNVQPLPIQEANILRIAMHPSYYSGGLFHDVAVLILEKSVVYSANVWPICLPEQGIVFPAGSKCYGIGWGSNSFGSEGKYQAELRKVELPIVDQTVCQTRLRNTKLGQYFQLHGSFICAGGEANRDTCRGDGGGPLICQATTGQFFQAGIVSWGIGCGMSDVPAVYASTSQHRQWIDQQLATFGA, from the exons atgatgatgatgatcgACAtcgcattttcgaaaaatacgaACCGCGAACCCGTTCAGATTGAAAGACCGGTTCAATTGATTCGCGTGGGAAATGTCATCTTCCCTCAAAATCGAAATACGGTGTCATTCATCGACTCTTcgcctatattttttttgcacctCAAACACAAACTCAACAACGTCCAGTACCAGAAACTAGATAAGATTGACACTACTACCaccactactactactactacaaCTACTACCATTGCTCCATCGCCTAGAAATTGCATTTGTGTACCGTTCTATTTGTGCGATAGTAATCAGACTGTTATCACTGATGGTACAGGGATAATCGATTCTCG CATTGGGATATGTCCTGGAATTTTCGAGATCTGTTGCTACTTGCAAAATGTCACGATACCTCCTCCTACAACAGCACCTCCAACAACTTCGACTACTCCTTCAACATCACCACCGATAATTTTCCCGACCGCATCACCGATTCCTACCGTACTTCCGAATTGCATTTGCGTGGAGATATCACTGTGTGATCCCAACGGAATAGTCACCATTTTCGGCGAGGATGTAATAAATCCACGACAACAGTACGGTCTGTGTCCAATTGCCAATCAAGTCTGCTGCAGAATATTGGCCACCACGACACAGTCACCAACAACAATGCCTCCGACGACCACGGTaccgtcgacgacgacgacaccTGGCCAGAGGCTGCTGTGCTTCGTGTGCAACAATATTATTCAGTGTTTCACTTGCACGATCATCAACGGGATAGATCCTAGGTTTTCCCAGGTTTTGTCGGGAGGAAATGTCTGTGCGCTGGCGACTGTGCTGTCCTGTCAACCTAGCCCATCCATCTCGTCAATTACGGATCTGCTCGGTCCATTGAAGAATCCGGGTACTCCGCAGGCTTGTTATTGCGTGAAAACCTGGTTGTGTTCCGAGGGAAACGTGATAAAGCCGGATGGTCTAGGTATAATCGACCCAAGATTCACGGCTTGTTCGTCGGCGGATCAAGTGTGCTGTAAACTGGTAGGAATCAATCTTCAAAATCTTCGCGGTGTTTCCTCCAGAGATCTCGTTGTCGGACGATCCGATCATTTGTCTTCGGATATCACTTGTGGTATACAGAACAACAGTTACGCGCCGC CTCAGCCTGCTCCCGCTGATTCCGGGAAGACTTATTTCGCTGAATTTCCGTGGATGGTTGCGCTTCTCACAAAGTCTACGACCGGCGATTCTTACGTTTTCCAATGCGGTGCTTCGATGATAAATAACGCGGCTATCATCACTGCTGCCCATTGCGTTGTAaa taaGAAACCTGAAAATTTAATGGCACGCTTCGGTCAATGGGACATAGAAACTAACGTTCAACCATTGCCTATTCAAGAAGCGAATATTCTCAGGATAGCTATGCATCCGTCTTACTATAGCGGTGGACTATTTCACGATGTAGCTGTTCttattttggaaaaatcaGTCGTGTACAGCGCGAATGTCTGGCCGATTTGCCTTCCTGAACAAGGTATCGTCTTCCCGGCCGGGAGCAAGTGCTATGGAATAGGATGGGGTAGCAATTCATTTG GATCAGAAGGGAAATATCAGGCCGAGCTTCGAAAGGTCGAGCTTCCTATCGTCGATCAAACAGTTTGTCAGACGCGTTTACGAAATACGAAATTGggtcaatattttcaattacacGGATCATTTATCTGCGCGGGTGGCGAAGCGAACAGAGACACGTGCCGCGGTGACGGCGGTGGACCTCTTATTTGTCAAGCTACTACAGGacaattttttcaa gCTGGCATTGTATCGTGGGGTATTGGTTGTGGGATGTCTGACGTTCCTGCGGTGTATGCCAGCACATCACAACATCGTCAATGGATAGATCAACAGCTCGCGACTTTTGGCGCATAG
- the Nanos gene encoding RNA-binding protein nanos isoform X2 — MCVMLPTVQENSLFPFNPSLDEEIRRLFDIAISRRPQPNVEEVMEEFRHNGRDYEYCPDLDIDVTRQNMPRRKKNKKPLPTECVFCRNNGEEESYYRKHLLKDLDGRVICPVLRAYTCPICGASGDIAHTVKYCPKGPYNPWGMSMPNTFKLLRNSTGKRRSNRKE, encoded by the exons ATGTGCGTCATGTTGCCAACAGTGCAGGAAAATTCTTTATTCCCGTTTAATCCCAGTTTGGACGAAGAAATAAGACGGCTATTCGACATCGCCATAAGCAGAAGGCCACAGCCGAATG TTGAAGAAGTAATGGAAGAATTTCGACATAATGGCCGGGACTACGAGTATTGTCCAGACCTCGATATAGATGTAACGAGACAGAATATGCCACGACGAAAGAAGAACAAAAAACCCTTACCAACGGAATGTGTTTTTTGCAGAAATAACGGAGAAGAAGAGTCATACTATCGGAAACACTTGTTAAAAGATCTCGACGGACGTGTCATATGTCCTGTTCTcag GGCTTATACTTGTCCGATCTGCGGCGCAAGCGGCGATATAGCACACACAGTTAAATACTGTCCAAAGGGCCCTTACAATCCCTGGGGAATGAGCATGCCAAATACCTTCAAGTTGCTCAGAAACTCTACGGGAAAACGTCGCAGCAA TAGGAAGGAATAA
- the Nanos gene encoding RNA-binding protein nanos isoform X1, translating to MCVMLPTVQENSLFPFNPSLDEEIRRLFDIAISRRPQPNVEEVMEEFRHNGRDYEYCPDLDIDVTRQNMPRRKKNKKPLPTECVFCRNNGEEESYYRKHLLKDLDGRVICPVLRAYTCPICGASGDIAHTVKYCPKGPYNPWGMSMPNTFKLLRNSTGKRRSNSIAHA from the exons ATGTGCGTCATGTTGCCAACAGTGCAGGAAAATTCTTTATTCCCGTTTAATCCCAGTTTGGACGAAGAAATAAGACGGCTATTCGACATCGCCATAAGCAGAAGGCCACAGCCGAATG TTGAAGAAGTAATGGAAGAATTTCGACATAATGGCCGGGACTACGAGTATTGTCCAGACCTCGATATAGATGTAACGAGACAGAATATGCCACGACGAAAGAAGAACAAAAAACCCTTACCAACGGAATGTGTTTTTTGCAGAAATAACGGAGAAGAAGAGTCATACTATCGGAAACACTTGTTAAAAGATCTCGACGGACGTGTCATATGTCCTGTTCTcag GGCTTATACTTGTCCGATCTGCGGCGCAAGCGGCGATATAGCACACACAGTTAAATACTGTCCAAAGGGCCCTTACAATCCCTGGGGAATGAGCATGCCAAATACCTTCAAGTTGCTCAGAAACTCTACGGGAAAACGTCGCAGCAA tTCCATCGCCCACGCTTGA